A genome region from Carassius carassius chromosome 23, fCarCar2.1, whole genome shotgun sequence includes the following:
- the LOC132101881 gene encoding uncharacterized protein LOC132101881 isoform X1 translates to MSKKSAEKAAAEEPRATLQSPLTLTITIVTVVVVAYVFMSGGGEGIVGAAAGAAAGVGILHSVWEEEERTGLLAVVVTGVTGGIAGIAAAMLRSMVGERSLTGAAIVGAIAGAAIVAIAKKQLQQVIKEAKYFIVALTLFVGVALVELVGTLLKWVGNTIKWVKDLIKFAVSQLKAAAQWITEAAKKAFDTLASFGTSGSAAAGVIASIALASGLAAIGLAPGLFGGLLGLVLLLAAGAAIFGSDGRRQSNQQQIQGADVMLPTAVFLLLVLFCFLVASLGVFRCCCLLFLFLFLWFLLCYRSERH, encoded by the exons ATGTCTAagaaat CAGCAGAGAAAGCAGCAGCAGAAGAACCAAGGGCAACTCTACAGTCACCACTGACATTAACAATTACAATAGTGACCGTTGTAGTAGTAGCTTATGTATTTATGTCAGGAGGAGGTGAAGGCATAGTCGGAGCAGCAGCTGGAGCAGCAGCTGGAGTGGGCATTTTACACTCAGTAtgggaagaagaagaaagaacagGACTACTAGCCGTAGTAGTAACGGGAGTAACAGGAGGCATAGCAGGAATAGCAGCAGCAATGTTGCGATCAATGGTAGGAGAACGTTCACTAACAGGAGCAGCAATAGTTGGAGCGATAGCAGGAGCTGCAATAGTTGCAATAGCGAAAAAACAATTACAACAGGTTATAAAAGAAGCAAAGTATTTTATAGTTGCATTGACACTGTTTGTAGGAGTAGCTCTAGTAGAACTAGTAGGAACTCTATTAAAATGGGTaggaaatacaataaaatggGTAAAAGATCTAATAAAGTTTGCAGTATCCCAATTAAAAGCAGCAGCACAATGGATTACAGAAGCAGCAAAAAAAGCATTCGACACATTAGCATCATTTGGAACATCGGGATCAGCAGCAGCAGGAGTAATAGCATCAATAGCATTAGCATCAGGATTAGCAGCAATAGGACTAGCACCTGGATTATTTGGAGGATTATTGGGACTTGTGTTATTACTTGCGGCAGGAGCAGCAATTTTTGGATCAGATGGGAGAAGACAATCAAACCAGCAGCAGATTCAAGGAGCAGATGTGATGTTACCGACTgctgtttttttacttttggttttattttgttttcttgttgCATCTTTGGGTGTGTTTCGATGTTGCtgcttgctgtttctcttccTGTTCCTGTGGTTTCTGCTGTGCTACCGCTCTGAAAGGCACTGA
- the LOC132101881 gene encoding uncharacterized protein LOC132101881 isoform X2, with protein sequence MSKKSEKAAAEEPRATLQSPLTLTITIVTVVVVAYVFMSGGGEGIVGAAAGAAAGVGILHSVWEEEERTGLLAVVVTGVTGGIAGIAAAMLRSMVGERSLTGAAIVGAIAGAAIVAIAKKQLQQVIKEAKYFIVALTLFVGVALVELVGTLLKWVGNTIKWVKDLIKFAVSQLKAAAQWITEAAKKAFDTLASFGTSGSAAAGVIASIALASGLAAIGLAPGLFGGLLGLVLLLAAGAAIFGSDGRRQSNQQQIQGADVMLPTAVFLLLVLFCFLVASLGVFRCCCLLFLFLFLWFLLCYRSERH encoded by the exons ATGTCTAagaaat CAGAGAAAGCAGCAGCAGAAGAACCAAGGGCAACTCTACAGTCACCACTGACATTAACAATTACAATAGTGACCGTTGTAGTAGTAGCTTATGTATTTATGTCAGGAGGAGGTGAAGGCATAGTCGGAGCAGCAGCTGGAGCAGCAGCTGGAGTGGGCATTTTACACTCAGTAtgggaagaagaagaaagaacagGACTACTAGCCGTAGTAGTAACGGGAGTAACAGGAGGCATAGCAGGAATAGCAGCAGCAATGTTGCGATCAATGGTAGGAGAACGTTCACTAACAGGAGCAGCAATAGTTGGAGCGATAGCAGGAGCTGCAATAGTTGCAATAGCGAAAAAACAATTACAACAGGTTATAAAAGAAGCAAAGTATTTTATAGTTGCATTGACACTGTTTGTAGGAGTAGCTCTAGTAGAACTAGTAGGAACTCTATTAAAATGGGTaggaaatacaataaaatggGTAAAAGATCTAATAAAGTTTGCAGTATCCCAATTAAAAGCAGCAGCACAATGGATTACAGAAGCAGCAAAAAAAGCATTCGACACATTAGCATCATTTGGAACATCGGGATCAGCAGCAGCAGGAGTAATAGCATCAATAGCATTAGCATCAGGATTAGCAGCAATAGGACTAGCACCTGGATTATTTGGAGGATTATTGGGACTTGTGTTATTACTTGCGGCAGGAGCAGCAATTTTTGGATCAGATGGGAGAAGACAATCAAACCAGCAGCAGATTCAAGGAGCAGATGTGATGTTACCGACTgctgtttttttacttttggttttattttgttttcttgttgCATCTTTGGGTGTGTTTCGATGTTGCtgcttgctgtttctcttccTGTTCCTGTGGTTTCTGCTGTGCTACCGCTCTGAAAGGCACTGA